A region from the Leishmania panamensis strain MHOM/PA/94/PSC-1 chromosome 20 sequence genome encodes:
- a CDS encoding coatomer beta subunit, putative (TriTrypDB/GeneDB-style sysID: LpmP.20.5530) — MAETTVSSQEESSTLLVSVGKTVSAMSSKEIKIALEKGDNTARANALMAIICLHVNGEPQNYLIMSVIRYITPIDDHFIKKLVLYFWEVIDKRDANGNLLSVIILICSFLRNDLLHPNEYVRGLTLRFLCKVNEVELIEPLVSAVVQNLSHKVAYVRRNAVLTVHYIFKKFPQLLPDAPELVESALRTETDVSTCRNGLDFLAAFAPERAASYLNDFRDSHTLSAVDGPFLMSVVEFCRQMIRANPYEKARYVPVLFSVLQSKSAAVRYQCATTLLSFSSSPTAIRQATLTYVDIIKVHSDNSVRLIAVEQLNQMRRSYLYVLQDSLLDILSVLQDGTMTIRERVIELAVELVTRRNAETFMQAMKKELLRANRTDFEVEDANGAMSYRLLIIKAINTALLRHPPSAPSMLPVLLDYLCDTTSTSKEVITLIKEVLLSQPELRRDTMKKLSDIFPMMTSVPVMRTALWMFGAYASSADEVLQALSMLKNVVAPLPLETPKPAALDAATLTAANNNTSPQPNMRAVTKVLEDGTYVTTYTTATPTPAATAANGHGEDGSLDVSSSGLRMALLRGEYFLASAFASTLTKLVVQLFTEEAKGAVDEATRNAAQSDALAILREILRYGAEADSPNPINADTNEHLRLNIELLSNPQAPFMLDVLHASLEALGRAERRSTREVGKADGGVAATAAAAAAAAVQLNAIDAPVMFSQLSEDKDAIFELDAAADGLDAGAKDESSEHKAQVFLKKLEDTMPLSGFNDPVYCEASITVHQFDVSVDWLLVNCTSKQLTNLTIELVSLGGMKLCERPQTYILNPHETIAVRTSLKVSATESGVIYGTVLYDAPNNQRCSFILNDIHVDIMNYIHPSSCCSAEFREKWGIFDWENKIAVSTMRRDLPSLVRFIVQELNMQLLEPYEVEQQEEQDPELDLLPTSEESEGCAYVSCNLYAQTAFGEDALANVSVESDGKGLVRGVIRIRSNTQSIAYGIGEKLNMLQKSGKL; from the coding sequence ATGGCGGAGACAACAGTGTCGAGtcaggaggagagcagcacgctgCTCGTCAGTGTGGGCAAGACAGTCAGCGCCATGTCGTCGAAGGAGATCAAGATCGCACTGGAGAAGGGTGACAACACCGCTCGCGCGAATGCTCTCATGGCGATCATTTGCCTCCACGTGAACGGCGAGCCGCAGAACTACCTGATCATGTCCGTCATCCGCTACATCACTCCCATCGATGACCACTTCATCAAGAAGCTCGTCTTGTACTTCTGGGAGGTCATTGACAAGCGTGACGCAAACGGCAACCTCCTCTCTGTCATCATTCTCATCTGTAGCTTCCTGCGCAACGACCTGCTTCACCCCAACGAGTACGTGCGAGGCCTGACTCTGCGCTTCCTCTGTAAGGTGAATGAGGTGGAGCTGATCGAGCCGCTCGTGTCGGCAGTGGTTCAGAACCTGTCGCACAAGGTTGCCTACGTGCGCCGCAATGCGGTGCTGACGGTTCACTACATCTTCAAGAAGttcccgcagctgctccccgATGCGCCGGAGCTAGTGGagtcggcgctgcgcactGAGACGGATGTGTCTACGTGCCGCAACGGCCTCGATTTCCTTGCAGCCTTCGCACCTGAGCGGGCAGCGAGCTATCTTAACGACTTTCGCGACTCGCACACCTTGTCGGCTGTCGATGGGCCGTTTCTCATGTCTGTGGTGGAGTTCTGCCGCCAGATGATCCGCGCCAACCCTTACGAGAAGGCGCGCTACGTCCCAGtcctcttctccgtcttGCAGAGCAAAAGTGCCGCGGTACGCTACCAGTGTGCGACAACGTTGCTGAGCTTCTCCTCATCTCCCACGGCGATCCGGCAGGCGACGCTAACCTACGTTGACATCATCAAGGTGCACTCCGACAACAGTGTGCGGTTGATTGCGGTCGAGCAGCTAAACCAGATGCGCAGGTCGTACCTCTACGTGCTGCAGGACTCGTTGCTTGACATCCTCAGCGTGCTACAGGATGGCACCATGACTATTCGTGAGCGTGTCATCGAGCTGGCGGTCGAGCTGGTCACGCGTCGCAACGCGGAGACGTTCATGCAGGCGAtgaagaaggagctgctgcgcgctaACCGCACAGACTTCGAGGTTGAAGATGCCAACGGGGCCATGTCGTATCGGCTGCTCATCATCAAGGCCATAAacactgcgctgctgcgccacccgccgtcggcgccgtcgatgctgccggtgctgcttgACTACCTGTGCGACACGACCAGCACTAGTAAGGAGGTGATCACTCTCATCAAAGAGGTGCTACTCTCTCagccggagctgcgccgtgACACGATGAAGAAGCTTTCGGACATCTTTCCCATGATGACGTCAGTCCCCGTCATGCGCACAGCGCTCTGGATGTTCGGTGCGTACGCGTCGTCCGcggacgaggtgctgcaggcactgAGCATGCTCAAGAACGTGgtagcgccgctgccgcttgaGACCCCTAAGCCTGCCGCTCTCGACGCGGCcaccctcaccgccgccaacaacaacacctcTCCCCAGCCCAACATGCGTGCGGTGACAAAGGTCCTTGAGGACGGAACGTACGTTACTACCTACACCACAGCAACCCCAACCCCCGCCGCGACCGCCGCGAACGGTCATGGCGAAGACGGCAGCCTCGatgtgagcagcagcggcctgcGCATGGCGCTGCTCAGGGGGGAGTACTtcctcgcctccgcctttGCCAGCACCCTCACCAAGCTTGTCGTGCAGCTCTTCACTGAAGAGGCCAAGGGAGCTGTGGATGAGGCGACTCGCAACGCGGCACAGTCCGATGCTCTCGCTATCCTGCGTGAGATACTGCGCTACGGCGCGGAGGCGGATTCACCGAACCCTATAAACGCCGACACCAATGAGCACCTCCGCCTGAACATCGAGCTGCTCTCCAACCCGCAGGCTCCCTTCATGCTCGACGTACTCCATGCCTCCTTGGAAGCGCTGGGGCGCGCGGAACGGCGGTCAACAAGGGAGGTCGGGAAAGCCGATGGgggcgtcgccgccaccgccgctgctgctgctgctgctgccgtccaGTTGAACGCTATCGATGCGCCTGTCATGTTCTCGCAGCTGAGTGAGGACAAGGATGCCATCTTCGAGctcgatgccgccgccgatggccTGGATGCCGGTGCGAAGGATGAGAGCAGCGAGCACAAGGCGCAGGTGTTCCTGAAGAAGCTGGAGGACACGATGCCGCTCTCCGGCTTCAACGACCCCGTCTACTGCGAGGCCAGCATCACGGTACATCAGTTCGACGTCTCCGTCGACTGGTTGCTCGTGAACTGCACTTCGAAGCAGCTGACAAACCTCACCATCGAGCTCGTCTCGCTCGGCGGCATGAAGCTGTGCGAGCGACCGCAGACGTACATCCTCAACCCACACGAGACCATCGCTGTGCGCACCTCACTGAAGGTGAGTGCCACCGAGAGCGGCGTCATTTACGGCACCGTTCTGTACGATGCGCCGAACAatcagcgctgcagcttcaTCCTGAACGACATCCATGTGGACATCATGAACTACATTCACCCGAGTTCGTGCTGCTCGGCGGAGTTCCGTGAGAAGTGGGGCATCTTCGACTGGGAGAATAAGATTGCTGTGTCGACGATGAGGCGCGACCTACCTAGTTTAGTGCGCTTCATTGTGCAGGAGTTGAacatgcagctgctggaacCGTACGAGgtagagcagcaggaggagcaggaccCAGAACTAGATCTGCTACCCACCtcggaggagagcgaggggtgCGCGTACGTCTCGTGCAACCTGTACGCCCAGACTGCCTTTGGCGAGGACGCCCTGGCGAACGTGAGCGTGGAGAGTGACGGGAAAGGCTTGGTGAGGGGCGTGATTCGCATTCGTTCCAACACGCAGAGCATCGCCTATGGTATCGGTGAGAAGCTGAACATGCTCCAGAAGTCCGGCAAGCTGTGA
- a CDS encoding RNasePH-like protein (TriTrypDB/GeneDB-style sysID: LpmP.20.5540), producing MPLGTASISLAEVRAVQGGVANDVREDGRTLLQRRPIHITARTSPSSLVGAASGDVQGSYNGSYVEVNASGTVVLAAATPSVVDGCATADSNSSAGAEQECAPDTGKGQLYITIDAVPHVLDTYASAVGGRNVVRYRRDYLAFLASTVRQVFGAAQVEVQEQQGMAEAEVVPEDAGEVSDTAVTVSSASSSAGKSGAAAGSRGDHLLSGFPAADLYVGEGFGFRIHVDVHVLQCSGGNLFTAIAYAVHTALRSLRLPAVTLHKAPGDGAGVSVEVDRSQPYRKAISWAQIPLLCVLLVSPTGHCVVDPTLREEWAMPQQVHVAAGASGQVVYFRYQQLPSRRGNTYQLRSAEPSSARDECAGYVAPPPALSVNDCWSILSDGVHICQAMLHDCEDALTHGGSA from the coding sequence ATGCCGCTTGGGACGGCATCTATCAGCCTCGCAGAGGTGCGCGCTGTACAAGGTGGCGTGGCGAACGACGTACGCGAAGATGGGCgcacactgctgcagcgccgaccGATACACATCACGGCTCGGACGAGCCCTTCTTCCCTGGTCGGTGCGGCTTCCGGTGACGTGCAGGGGAGCTACAACGGCAGTTATGTGGAAGTGAACGCCAGCGGCACGGTCGTGCTGGCGGCTGCCACACCTTCGGTTGTGGAtggctgcgccactgccgacTCGAACTCTAGCGCTGGCGCAGAGCAGGAATGCGCGCCCGACACTGGTAAGGGGCAGCTGTACATCACCATTGATGCCGTGCCGCACGTGCTGGACACGTACGCAAGCGCCGTCGGGGGCCGAAACGTGGTCCGCTACCGCCGAGACTATCTCGCCTTTTTGGCCTCCACTGTGCGGCAGGTGTTTGGCGCCGCTCAAGTGGAGGTGCAGGAGCAACAAGGCATGGCGGAGGCTGAGGTGGTGCCGGAGGACGCTGGCGAAGTCAGTGACACGGCGGTCACGGTGTCGTCGGCGAGTTCGTCAGCTGGTAAATCtggggcggcagcagggagTCGCGGCGACCATTTACTGAGCGGCTTCCCTGCGGCAGACTTGTACGTTGGCGAGGGCTTTGGCTTCAGGATTCACGTTGACGTGCACGTcctgcagtgcagcggcggcaaccTCTTCACCGCTATCGCGTACGCCGTCCACACAGCGCTCCggtcgctgcgcctgccgGCCGTCACCCTGCACAAGGCACCAGGAGACGGTGCAGGTGTCTCCGTCGAGGTGGATCGCTCGCAGCCGTATCGCAAGGCTATCAGCTGGGCTCAAATACCGCTGTTGTGCGTGCTGCTTGTGTCGCCAACTGGTCACTGCGTCGTGGACCCTACCTTGCGCGAGGAGTGGGCCatgccgcagcaggtgcatGTTGCCGCTGGCGCGAGTGGCCAGGTGGTGTACTTCCGATACCAGCAGCTTCCCTCGCGCCGCGGCAACACGTATCAGCTGCGGTCTGCCGAGCCGTCATCTGCCAGGGATGAGTGCGCCGGCTatgtggcaccgccgcctgcgTTGAGTGTAAACGACTGCTGGTCCATTTTGTCCGACGGCGTGCACATCTGTCAGGCGATGCTGCACGACTGTGAGGATGCCCTGACCCATGGCGGGAGCGCGTAA